A section of the Bryobacteraceae bacterium genome encodes:
- a CDS encoding beta-ketoacyl-ACP reductase, translated as MRIDLSGQRALVTGGARGIGAAAAAALRACGAEVYIADIEGDPPVDVRDPVALEAAIARAAPLDVVVANAGTAIFRRLDETQDEEWRRLLDINLTGAFHTVRLAAQQMKPRRRGSIVLTASTNSFDGEADLAAYNATKAGLLGLLRTAANELGPFGIRVNAVCPGLIRTDLTAAHFEQARLLREYFRHVPLGRGGAPEEVAAAIAFLASPLASYITGATLLVDGGQMAAKFGIWDESMGRFAGDHWELGGSESTTA; from the coding sequence ATGCGGATCGATCTGTCCGGACAGCGGGCGCTGGTGACGGGCGGGGCGCGGGGCATCGGAGCGGCGGCCGCCGCCGCGCTGCGCGCCTGCGGCGCGGAGGTCTACATCGCCGACATCGAGGGGGATCCGCCCGTGGATGTCCGCGACCCTGTGGCGCTCGAGGCCGCCATTGCGCGGGCCGCCCCGCTCGATGTCGTCGTCGCCAACGCGGGCACCGCCATTTTCCGGCGGCTCGATGAGACCCAGGATGAGGAATGGCGCCGCCTTCTTGACATCAATCTCACCGGCGCCTTCCACACGGTGCGCCTGGCGGCACAACAGATGAAACCGCGCCGTCGCGGTTCCATCGTGCTCACGGCGAGCACGAATTCCTTCGATGGAGAGGCGGACCTCGCCGCCTACAATGCCACCAAGGCCGGGCTGCTCGGGCTGCTGCGCACCGCGGCCAACGAGCTTGGGCCTTTCGGCATCCGCGTCAACGCCGTCTGCCCCGGCCTGATCCGCACGGACCTCACCGCCGCTCACTTCGAGCAGGCCAGGCTGCTGCGGGAATACTTCCGCCATGTCCCGCTCGGCCGTGGCGGCGCGCCGGAGGAAGTGGCCGCGGCCATCGCGTTTCTGGCCTCCCCGCTGGCCTCCTACATCACCGGAGCCACGTTGCTGGTGGACGGCGGCCAGATGGCGGCGAAGTTCGGCATCTGGGACGAGAGCATGGGCCGCTTTGCGGGCGATCACTGGGAGCTCGGAGGAAGCGAGTCGACCACCGCCTGA